A genomic window from Pecten maximus chromosome 4, xPecMax1.1, whole genome shotgun sequence includes:
- the LOC117326594 gene encoding LOW QUALITY PROTEIN: uncharacterized protein LOC117326594 (The sequence of the model RefSeq protein was modified relative to this genomic sequence to represent the inferred CDS: deleted 1 base in 1 codon) — MTGMVCLLVLMAAFTMVSANIVGLSEFKRVCYFTNWAQYRGSPMTFTPDNIDPFLCTHIIYAFSQLNGNNMTTVEWNDLSMYSRIVDMKTLNPSLKVVLAVGGYSHGVDRFSAMASSDQNIDEFATSVIKFLRKYRFDGLDLDWEFPAYGINSKEDKFRFTRLVQILRVRFDTDSMITMQTPLLLSAAVSAGKWNIDDSYEVDIISQGLDFINLMSYDFHGSWEGTTGHTSPLYPRSDEQGDQKLLNQEAAVHYWISLGAPPDKIVMGMALYGRTFTLANTGNVGLGAPTTGPGNQGPYTEEPGTLAYYEVCKNLEKGWTRVWNDEHKVPYAFSGNQWVGYDDVQSFTTKAEFIRATRLAGSMVWSMDFDDFNNVCGNGVNPLMSVLKNTLEYQTVDPITLPPIPVTTTTTTPKPITSVTTDNPPDIPAFKRVCYFTNWAQYRGSPMTFTADNIDPFLCTHIIYAFSQLNGNDMTTVEWNDLSIYKKVMDWKVTNSALKVLLAVGGYNHGVKRFSDMVSTDKSIEQFAANTILFLRSYGFDGLDLDWEYPCLRTSEPNDKFRFTRLTQILRREFDLEGTSSNRPTLLLSAAVAASQNTSDAAYEIDIISQNLDFINLMSYDFHGTWDDTTGHNSPLYARQSETTFQKSLNQDAAVQYWISGGTPPHKLVMGLALYGRSFTLASANDVGLNASVIGGGSPGQYTRESGYMGYYEMCDRVENKGWTRVWDNEHQIPFAFSGNQWVGYDDVESFTVKAHYIKSRGLGGSMVWAMDLDDFNNVCGLGINPMMSALKKILSSPTIGSTITPTIAPPSARPTTDAVTRSTTTPHPGKTTTAAVVRTTTSSNAETTSNSQTSCAPTLCPDSTIVPSACDAACVFQCCNGSHVEYCCNYGYVWNDRDKNCQKTVQTTTTPRPIVSTQINCDAPSSCTHGQFSPDPCDDQCFYNCGHGISYHQCCATGRVWDNYIKDCNYPELIQDDLNCRPKVCPPFEFLPEPCVPHCYYQCSSTGLDIRFCCNQGTIWDDSIKACNYPPAMDEVNAVFNIIQPSTTPAGKTLRSGTNTLTHQINFIGCGISGISVSFSPQKTTFPTQVKSDHVTTPQQIIEKEKRHIRRTMSTTKEPDQTNPLIKQTQPIILFTKQTDSTESPTKLPDPTKSQVKETDSPNLPMKQTYPTKLQTKSTDITRSPTKPADETWIPTKPADKTWISTKPTDKTWISTKPTDITKLPTKPTDKTWISTKPADETWIPTKPADKTWISTKPTDKTWISTKPTDKTWIPTKPTDVIRSPTKPTDIKKLPTKPTDKTWISTKPTDVTRSPTKPTDVTKILTKPTDKTWIPTKPTDKTLISTKPTDVTRSPTKPTDITKLPTKPTDETWIPTKPTDVTKLPTKPTDKTWIPTKPTDVTKLPTKPTDKTWIPTKPTDIKKLPTEPTDKTWISTKPTDVTKSPTKPTDKKWIPTKPTDETWISTKPTDVTKLQTKPTDKKWIPTKPTDKTKLPTKPTDETWIQTKPTDKTKLPTKPNNAPISPTKPTNKTWISTKPTDVTKLPTKPTDVPISPTKPTDKTWITTKPTDVTKLPTKPTDVPISPTKPTDKTWISTKPTDVTKLPTKPTDETWIQTKPTDKSWISTKPTDKKWIPTKPTDKTWISTKPTDVTRSPTKPTDITKLPTKPTDKTWIPTKPTDKTWISTKPTDKTWISTKPTDVTRSPTKPTDKTWISMRPTDKTWIPTKQTDVTRSQTNPTDITKLPTKPTDKTWISTKPTDVTKSPTKPDDKTWISTKAN, encoded by the exons ATGACCGGCATGGTTTGTTTGCTGGTATTGATGGCCGCCTTTACGATGGTGTCCGCAAATATCGTAG GGTTGTCGGAATTCAAGAGGGTGTGTTATTTCACGAACTGGGCCCAATATAGAGGAAGTCCTATGACGTTCACCCCCGATAACATCGACCCGTTCCTCTGTACTCACATCATATATGCTTTCTCACAGCTGAACGGCAACAACATGACTACGGTCGAGTGGAATGATCTCT CAATGTATAGCAGGATCGTAGATATGAAGACACTGAATCCCAGTTTGAAAGTAGTGTTAGCAGTTGGAGGATACAGCCACGGGGTGGACAGGTTTTCAGCGATGGCTTCGTCAGATCAGAACATCGATGAGTTTGCCACAAGTGTAATTAAATTCCTGAGAAAATATAGGTTCGATGGTCTTGATCTAGATTGGGAATTCCCTGCCTACGGCATCAATAGCAAAGAAGACAAATTTCGATTTACAAGGCTTGTTCAG ATTTTACGGGTGAGATTCGACACAGATAGCATGATAACCATGCAGACACCTTTGTTGCTATCTGCAGCAGTCTCAGCAGGAAAATGGAATATCGACGACTCTTACGAAGTTGATATAATATCACA AGGTTTGGACTTCATCAATCTAATGTCTTACGATTTCCACGGGTCTTGGGAGGGAACTACTGGACATACTAGTCCTCTATACCCCAGAAGTGACGAACAAGGGGACCAGAAGTTACTGAATcag GAGGCAGCCGTACATTACTGGATATCCCTGGGTGCCCCACCAGACAAGATCGTGATGGGGATGGCCTTGTACGGCAGGACATTCACTCTAGCTAACACCGGAAACGTTGGTCTCGGTGCCCCTACAACGGGACCAGGAAACCAAGGGCCATACACAGAGGAGCCAGGCACGCTAGCATATTATGAG GTGTGTAAAAATTTGGAGAAAGGATGGACAAGAGTTTGGAACGATGAACACAAAGTTCCGTATGCATTCTCCGGAAACCAGTGGGTCGGATATGATGACGTCCAAAGTTTCACTACAAAG GCTGAATTCATCCGAGCGACGCGACTGGCGGGATCCATGGTGTGGTCGATGGACTTTGATGACTTTAATAACGTCTGTGGAAATGGTGTAAACCCGCTCATGTCTGTATTAAAGAATACTCTTGAATATCAAACAGTCGACCCAATAACACTGCCTCCAATACCCGTgactacaaccacaactacaccAAAGCCTATCACCAGTGTTACAACAGACAACCCACCAG ATATACCTGCGTTCAAGAGGGTGTGTTATTTCACTAACTGGGCCCAGTATAGAGGAAGTCCTATGACGTTTACCGCTGATAACATCGACCCGTTCCTCTGCACTCACATTATATATGCTTTCTCACAGCTGAACGGCAACGACATGACTACGGTCGAGTGGAATGACCTCT CAATATACAAGAAGGTGATGGACTGGAAAGTAACCAATTCCGCACTGAAGGTGTTATTAGCAGTAGGGGGCTATAACCATGGGGTGAAAAGATTTTCTGATATGGTTTCAACCGACAAATCAATAGAACAGTTCGCCGCTAACACGATACTGTTTCTACGGAGTTACGGGTTcgatggccttgaccttgattGGGAGTATCCCTGCCTACGA ACAAGTGAACCGAACGATAAATTTAGATTTACCCGACTTACGCAG ATTTTACGTCGTGAATTCGATCTTGAAGGTACATCTAGCAATCGCCCGACATTGCTTTTGTCCGCAGCAGTAGCAGCGTCCCAGAACACCTCTGACGCCGCTTACGAGATTGACATTATATCACA gAATCTTGATTTTATTAATCTGATGTCGTACGATTTCCATGGTACCTGGGATGACACTACCGGACATAATAGCCCACTGTATGCCAGACAGAGTGAAACGACATTCCAGAAATCACTGAACCAG GACGCTGCCGTACAATACTGGATATCCGGGGGCACCCCGCCACATAAACTGGTGATGGGACTGGCATTGTATGGTCGATCTTTTACTCTTGCTTCTGCAAATGATGTTGGTCTGAATGCTTCCGTGATTGGAGGTGGATCGCCTGGCCAATACACTAGGGAATCTGGATATATGGGATATTACGAG ATGTGTGATAGAGTGGAAAATAAAGGTTGGACGCGAGTATGGGACAATGAACATCAGATCCCCTTCGCCTTCAGTGGAAACCAGTGGGTCGGTTATGACGATGTTGAGAGTTTCACCGTTAAG GCGCATTACATCAAGTCACGTGGACTAGGAGGCTCCATGGTGTGGGCGATGGATTTGGACGACTTCAACAATGTGTGTGGGTTAGGAATTAACCCAATGATGTCTGCATTAAAGAAAATACTGAGTTCGCCAACCATCGGATCTACAATCACCCCGACCATAGCGCCACCTAGTGCGAGGCCGACTACAG ACGCTGTAACACGTTCTACTACAACACCGCATCCAGGTAAAACTACTACAGCAGCGGTTGTTCGTACGACGACCAGTTCTAATGCGGAGACCACGTCTAATTCTCAAACTTCGTGTG CACCAACCCTGTGTCCTGATTCAACGATAGTCCCTTCTGCTTGCGATGCTGCCTGTGTATTCCAATGCTGCAATGGAAGTCACGTTGAGTATTGCTGCAATTATGGCTATGTATGGAACGATAGGGACAAAAACTGCCAAAAGACTGTACAGACGACCACCACACCACGTCCCATAGTTTCAACCCAGATAAACTGTGATG CCCCATCCAGCTGTACACATGGCCAGTTCTCACCTGATCCTTGTGATGACCAATGCTTCTATAACTGTGGCCATGGAATCTCCTATCACCAATGCTGTGCAACTGGCAGAGTGTGGGACAACTATATCAAGGACTGTAACTATCCTGAACTCATACAGGATGACCTCAATTGTC GCCCTAAAGTGTGTCCACCATTTGAGTTTCTGCCCGAACCTTGCGTCCCTCATTGTTACTACCAATGTTCCTCCACCGGCCTTGACATCAGATTCTGTTGCAATCAAGGAACGATTTGGGATGATTCCATTAAAGCATGCAACTACCCACCAGCGATGGACGAAGTTAACGCCGTGTTTAATATTATACAGCCATCCACAACTCCAGCCGGAAAGACACTGAGATCCGGAACTAATACTTTAACACATCAGATTAATTTCATTGGTTGCG GCATTTCAGGCATTTCAGTGTCGTTTTCACCACAAAAAACGACGTTTCCAACACAAGTGAAAAGTGATCACGTGACCACGCCTCAGCAAATCATTGAAAAGGAGAAAAGGCATATTCGCCGGACAATGTCAACAACAAAAGAACCCGATCAAACAAATCCACTGATAAAGCAAACTCAACCTATAATCTTATTCACAAAACAGACAGACTCTACCGAATCACCAACAAAACTTCCAGACCCAACAAAGTCACAAGTAAAAGAAACGGATTCACCAAATCTACCAATGAAGCAAACTTATCCAACAAAGTTGCAGACAAAGTCAACTGATATAACAAGGTCACCGACAAAGCCAGCTGATGAAACATGGATACCGACAAAGCCAGCTGATAAAACATGGATATCGACGAAGCCAACTGATAAAACATGGATATCGACAAAGCCAACTGATATAACAAAGTTACCGACAAAGCCAACAGATAAAACATGGATATCGACAAAGCCAGCTGATGAAACATGGATACCGACAAAGCCAGCTGATAAAACATGGATATCGACGAAGCCAACTGATAAAACATGGATATCGACAAAGCCAACTGATAAAACATGGATACCGACAAAGCCAACTGATGTAATAAGGTCGCCTACAAAGCCAACAGATATAAAAAAGTTACCGACAAAGCCAACTGATAAAACATGGATATCGACAAagccaactgatgtaacaaggTCGCCTACAAagccaactgatgtaacaaaaATACTGACAAAGCCAACTGATAAAACATGGATACCGACAAAGCCAACtgataaaacattgatatcGACAAagccaactgatgtaacaaggTCGCCTACAAAGCCAACTGATATAACAAAGTTACCGACAAAGCCAACTGATGAAACATGGATACCGACAAagccaactgatgtaacaaagtTACCGACAAAGCCAACTGATAAAACATGGATACCGACAAagccaactgatgtaacaaagtTACCGACAAAGCCAACTGATAAAACATGGATACCGACAAAGCCAACAGATATAAAAAAGTTACCGACAGAGCCAACTGATAAAACATGGATATCGACAAagccaactgatgtaacaaaaTCACCGACAAAGCCAACTGATAAAAAATGGATACCGACAAAGCCAACTGATGAAACATGGATATCGACGAagccaactgatgtaacaaagtTACAGACAAAGCCAACTGATAAAAAATGGATACCTACAAAGCCAACTGATAAAACAAAGTTACCGACGAAGCCAACTGATGAAACATGGATACAGACAAAGCCAACTGATAAAACAAAGTTACCGACAAAGCCAAATAATGCACCAATATCACCGACAAAGCCAACTAATAAAACATGGATATCGACGAagccaactgatgtaacaaagtTACCGACAAAGCCAACTGATGTACCAATATCACCGACAAAGCCAACTGATAAAACATGGATAACGACAAagccaactgatgtaacaaagtTACCGACAAAGCCAACTGATGTACCAATATCACCGACAAAGCCAACTGATAAAACATGGATATCGACAAagccaactgatgtaacaaagtTACCGACAAAGCCAACTGATGAAACATGGATACAGACGAAGCCAACTGATAAATCATGGATATCGACGAAGCCAACCGATAAAAAATGGATACCAACAAAGCCAACTGACAAAACATGGATATCGACAAagccaactgatgtaacaaggTCGCCTACAAAGCCAACTGATATAACAAAGTTACCGACAAAGCCAACTGATAAAACATGGATACCGACAAAGCCAACTGATAAAACATGGATATCGACAAAGCCAACTGATAAAACATGGATATCGACAAagccaactgatgtaacaaggTCACCGACAAAGCCAACTGATAAAACATGGATATCGATGAGGCCAACTGATAAAACATGGATACCGACGAAGCAAACGGATGTAACAAGGTCACAGACGAATCCAACTGATATAACAAAGTTACCAACAAAGCCAACTGATAAAACATGGATATCGACAAagccaactgatgtaacaaaaTCACCGACAAAGCCAGATGATAAAACATGGATATCGACGAAagccaactga
- the LOC117326595 gene encoding serine/arginine-rich splicing factor SR45-like, producing MKGVTPLREKGITPLREKGITPLRMKGVTPLRMKGVTPLREKGITPLREKGITPLRMKGITPLREKGVTPLREKGITPLREKGVTPLRMKGITPLREKGITPLRVKGVTPLREKGVTPLREKGITPLREKGVTPLREKGVTPLREKGVTPLREKGITPLREKGITPLREKGITPLREKGGERNNTAKDERSNTAQGERSNTAKDERNNTAKGERNNTAKGERSNTAQGERNNTA from the exons atgaaaggagtaacaccgctcAGGGAGAAAGGAATAACACCGCTCAGGGAGAAAGGAATAACACCGCTAAGGatgaaaggagtaacaccgctaaggatgaaaggagtaacaccgctcAGGGAGAAAGGAATAACACCGCTTAGGGAGAAAGGAATTACACCGCTAAGGATGAAAGGAATAACACCGCTCAGGGagaaaggagtaacaccgctcAGGGAGAAAGGAATAACACCGCTCAGGGagaaaggagtaacaccgctaAGGATGAAAGGAATAACACCGCTTAGGGAGAAAGGAATAACACCGCTTAGGGtgaaaggagtaacaccgctcagggagaaaggagtaacaccgctcAGGGAGAAAGGAATAACACCGCTCAGGGagaaaggagtaacaccgcttAGGGagaaaggagtaacaccgctcagggagaaaggagtaacaccgctcAGGGAGAAAGGAATAACACCGCTTAGGGAGAAAGGAATAACACCGCTCAGGGAGAAAGGAATAACACCGCTTAGGGagaaagga GGTGAAAGGAATAACACCGCTAAGGatgaaaggagtaacaccgctcagggagaaaggagtaacaccgctaAGGATGAAAGGAATAACACCGCTAAGGGTGAAAGGAATAACACCGCTAAGGGtgaaaggagtaacaccgctcAGGGAGAAAGGAATAACACCGCTTAG